atgatatttttaatatatgatacttcAAGATATGATATAtttaatacatgatatttttaACCTGCCATTCATAGGAAGGCGGGTTGTTGCTTGTTAAAAACACAGCCAATGTGCTCATCGTCAAAAAGCTTAATAATTTGATATTGGTGTTCAGACTTCAGTGTTCCTGATCCCTTTTTATGGTTTGACTTCATCACAGCTATGAGGAATGCCTCGGCGGTGACTGAGTTTATTTTGCTGGGCATCCCGCATACAGAGGACCTGGAGACCATGCTCTTTGTCCTGTTTCTGTCCTTCTACATCTTCACCCTAATGGGGAACCTGCTCATCCTACTGGCAATTGTCTCCTCCACTCGGCTGCACactcccatgtacttcttcctgtgTAAACTGTCTGTGTGTGACATGTTTTTTCCCTCTGTGAGTTCCCCCAAGATGCTCTTCTACCTTGCAGGGAACAGCAGAGCCATCTCCTATGCAGGCTGCGTGTCCCAGCTCTTCTTCTACCACTTCCTGGGTTGCACCGAGTGTTTCCTGTACACGGtaatggcctatgaccgctttgTTGCCATATGTTACCCTCTGCGCTACACAATAATCATGAGTCACAGAGCGTGTGCCATCCTGGCCATGGGCACCTCATTTTTTGGCTGTATTCAGGCCACCTTTCTAACTACACTCACCTTCCAGTTGCCCTACTGTGGCCCCAATGAAGTggattatttcttctgtgatattCCGGTCATGCTGAAGCTGGCTTGTGCAGACACCTCAGCTTTGGAGATGGTGGGGTTCATTAGTGTGGGCCTCATGCCCCTCAGCTGCTTCCTTCTCATCCTCACCTCCTACAGCCGCATCGTCTGCTCCATCCTGCAGATCCGCTCTGCAGACGGCCGAAAGCACGCCTTCTCCACCTGCAGCGCCCACCTCACTGCCATCCTGCTTTTCTACATGCCAGTGGTCCTCATCTACCTACGGCCAACCCCAAGCCCCTGGATGGATGCAACTGTTCAGATCCTGAATAACCTGGTCACCCCCATGCTCAACCCACTGATCTACAGCCTCAGAAATAAGGAGGTGAAGTCATCTCTGAGGAAGGTCCTATATCAGCTGGACTTCCTTCCTGAGCAGAGGTAGAGAAATCAGTAGCTACTACTTCAACTGCACTTTGTAGTTTATGGAATATTAGTATATGGTAATATTCACAAACGTCTTTGAAAGGGCAGATACTATTATGATTACATCCATTTTGCGATGTGGGGACTAAGACTGGAAGAGATAAAATGGCTTGTTAAGGACACATAAGGcttccaggtggcagtagtggtaaagaacctgccagtcaATACAGGGGATATAAGAGAcaggagttcaatccttgggtcaggaagatcccctgaaggagggcacagcaacccactcaagtatacttgccaggagaatcccatggacagaggagtctggtgggttacaggccatggggtcataaagagttggacaaactgaagtgacttagcacacatgcacgtatGCAAGGACACATAAGGAGTGAATGGCAGAAAGAAGACTCGAGGGCTGGCTTTCTGACGCTGGGATGTGTGTGTTATCATGCTGCTGataagggaaggagggagaccaCCTTTTGCTTTTTCAGCTTCTCAAGATCTGTTTCCTTCATCCTCTTGcagcccctcctcctcttctttcccccTTTGCCCTGGTGCTTCTTCATCTTGGCTGCAGTGTTTGATTCCTCCAGTGTCTTCATTGAATAAGCCCTCATTTTATTGGTCTaggagttgttaaaaaaaaaagagagacacatGCATACACAAACGCTTCTAAGCCTCTCTGAGTCTACATGATCTCTTCCCATTCCTCAGTTTCCTGGTTGTAACAGCTCAGAGGGTCAACCTAGCACAATTTGTAATAATAAAAGATGGAATCcaattccttttcattttcactcattcaGATATCATTTGACAGATAACTTTGCTAGGAGTGGGCAAGGCAAAgataaagaagacacagatgatCTTACCTGAATGATGTCATAGCCTGCTGGAGAAAACAGACATACAATAGTTAAATTACAACTGTAGGCAGAAAAAGATAAACTGAAGCTACCACCAGGAATGGAGAGACCAAGTAAATGTGATAAATGTGACAAATTTGATAAATGTGATAAATAGAACATTTATCATGTACTAAGCACTATACTAGTTTATTTGCATTCTTATATCATTTTATTCTCATAATGATcctatccacctgcaatgcaggagaccctggttcaattcctgggtcgggaagatcccctggtaaagggataggctacccaatccagtattcttgggcttccctagtggctcagttggtaaggaatccacttataatgtgggagacagggtttgatccctggattgggaagatcccctggagaaggtaaaagctacccactccagtactctggcctagagaattccatggactctatagtccatggggttgcaaaaagtcagacacgactgagcgactttcactcactcaatgACCCTATGAGCTAAATACTTGTTGttactgtatttttgtattttgcagGTTAGAAACATGAGGTTGAGCATGGGAAACTTGTTCAAAGCCGTACATGTCATGTGCACCTTGGCTGCCATCCAGCCCTATGTTTGTCTTACTCTATTATAGACTGAATTGTGTTCTCCCCCCAGATTCACATGTTGGAGTCTTAACTGTCCCCTGCCAGACCCCATACCTTAGAATGTGGCTGTAATTTGGAGATAGGACTTTTAAAGcagtaattaaattaaaataaggcTCTTAGGGTGGACCCCGATCCAacatgactgatgtccttataagaacgGTAATCTGCAGACACAAAGAGACACCAGGGATACAGTGGGAAGAATGCCGGCATGAGGATGAGCAAGAGGGTGGCCCTTGGCAAGTCATCAAGGACAGAGCCTGAAATGGGTCCCTTGTCCTCCCAGAGGAAACCAGCCCTTCTGTCTCCTTGATCATAGACTCctagactccagaactgtgagaaaataaatgtctgttgttcatGCCACCCAATTTGTGGTTCAATATTTTGTCCCCATAGTCCTATAAAACTGAGACTTCCAAGCCCAGATCTGTTCTAATGCCTCCCATAGCCAACGTATGATTTGTGCTGCTAACAGCATGCACTTTCTATGTTCATTCCTATCAACATCACTGTTTGAGACTCAGAAACGGTCTTTGTTTCCCAAAGGAGGTaatggaaagttccagaaaagaaacacatttaaaaaacttttcttaCCACTTACGCCAAGCTGTAAGGTTTCTCTAAGGGAATCATTGTGAAGATAATTCTCTAGTTAATTAATCTCAAAGGTACTCACTCTTATGAGATACTTCTGCTCATTAtgactttggattttatttttgccCTCTTATTTCTAGCTCTTACTTCAGAGCTGCATATCAGGGCCAAGTGGATTAAGACTGGGAATTGATACTGGAAGTACAAGAAGGGTTGTTAGTTTTATGGTCTGGGTTTTCTCTGCAATTAGTATTCCAGGGAAGAAGTAAGTGTGAGTgtaacatacatgtgtatatgcgtgcacacacacacacacacacacacaacatacagcCTActttccacacacacactcaagcaAAATTTCATTCACCTCAGTTTTTCTAGCATTTCTAAGGTGAGACTGATTTCTTCCTAAATTATTGCATTAAAAGAGAGAGATTCTATGATATTAGCTTTTTGTGAGAGTTAGTGATAAAAATGTCACTTGCCAGTTATGATGCAATTAAATGGTCTAGacaaagcaattaaaataattcagCATTCAAATGGCTACATATTCTGAGCATGGAATCTTATCTCAAAGAAGCACCATTGGAATCTTTCAATCACATTCCAGGCTCAGAGCTGGCTTTGCCCAGCACCTAATAAAAAGCAGAATTAAAGCAAGGCAATTAGACCAAACAGCAGGACCAGGGCGAGCAGTCTGACTCTCAGAATGAATTTTAAGACGGAATGCAGAAGGTTCAGTTTATCAGCCCTGACTGTTCTCATGGCTTAAATTAATCTGATACTTGCTAATTCTTTCCATCAGTAGGTGCTGTGAAAATTTGTATCTCATGTTATTGCCTGCAGTTTTGATACCCCAAATTTATAAGTATATTACACTCTTAGTTATTTTGAGAAAGCTAAGGAatatttaatttccttaaatacacacacacacaaaactcatgcacacacacacatgatataATCAATGGAACTGATAATAATTCTGATAAGAATCCAACAGaatgaaattcattatttttaaagtgaatataAAAGTCCTTTAGGGACGCCAATAAACAAACCACTTCTATGAAAACAAAGAGCTACATTCTTAAGCCCTGTAAGACATAGGAAGATAGAAATTTATGAGACCTTAAAGATCATATAAAACaatgatttcattttatatataatgaggCAACTGAATCCAGAGAGCCCAAACAACATACATAAAATAACATGGAACAAGTGAGAAAAAAGTTAGGGACTCTGTTCTTCAATGCCGCTTCACTTAAAAGAATGGATTGGTAGTTAATTTAGGATCTAAATCTTATACTGAGTTTGTCTGCTtagaataagttttaaaaatttatttatttattttaattgggggataattactttacaatattgtgatggtttttgccatagagtgacatgaatcggccataggcatacatgtgtccccttcctcctgaaTCCTCCTCCATAGCTTTTATAGTTATCTTTATACTTGTCTTCTCCACTTCGTAGCTGGTGAATTCTCTGAGAATAGGTACTGTATGTCTCATATATCTTGTACCACTAAGCCCATCTTTGTGTCCCATGCAGTGGTTCAGCACAGGGTCTGAGCACAGCTGAAAGTCTATCACTATTTTTAATACTGAATTGGATATACTTTAGTAAGTGATGCCTTTACGTAGCCTGGCCCTCAACTCTCTGGCCAGTTTATTATTTATAGAGGTAAGTCTATCTACTGGGAAGCAAATGATGAGCAGAACTAAAGAGAGAAATTTAGACTAGGGTCCGCATGAAAAGATAGTCTAAATGCAACATAGTTAGACCTTATTTTTAGATCATGATTATCAAATAGAATTGTTGAGGCAGAAGGGACCTCAGAGATCCCTCATATAAATACCTCTcctagaaaagaggaaagaggtcTGTGTATCTTCCTGAGTGCTCAGAAATGAGGGCACAAAACTGGGAGTTCTGCTCTCCAAGGGATCTGAAGTCTAAGTTGATTTCCTCTTATTTTAATTAACTGATGTATTAATTTAGCAAACATTCATTGAGTCACTGTTAAGTCACTTAACTAGAtgctacagagaaagaaaagctgaTTTGGGCAGAGGTCTTTATGTAATTAATTATGAAACAAATTAAGTATTATCTGtcaaaaaatgtaattaaaatatgaAGTGGGTTCAAATGAGAGATGTTTATTTGGTCTGGGAATACCAGGGTGAGCCTAAAAGAGAAGATCACATATGAAATGTGTATTGCTGGCTGGGGTAGGATTTAAAAATTTGAGAATGGGGATGGCCATAAGAGGAAAATCTAGGAGTGGTTAAGGCATAGAAATGTCAAGAGATATAGAAAagtcattagtttttttttttagccaaaaaaaaaaatcagtaatataTGGTCCTTAATATTATgttatatgtttataatatagcagctattattatatataatatggtaTGTACGTACAATGtatactatacatatatgtacaattcatttgtgtatatatatatatggggcttccctggtggctcagacggtaaagcgtctgcctgcaatgcgggagaccagggttcgattcctgggttgggaagatcccctggagaaggaaatggcaatccactccagcactcttgcctggaaaatcccatggacagaggagcctgataggctacagtccgtggggtcacaaagagtcggacactactgaacgacttcactttcacttcactttcatatagtAATATGTTCTATTTTTATTGGATACTGTTAATATagtattttatagtattttaaatgtttgtagCATGGTATTATTTATATTCACTTGGCAAAAGCATTGGCTATATGGtcaggaaaaagagaaacagcagGCTTGAAATTAATTGTTAGGCTATCCATGCTCTCCTTCTGCTCTGCATTTGGTTTCCATGGAAACCTTCCAGAGGATCCTGTAAGTCAGCGACTGACCAAAGCTGGTTTGCTGAGCCCTTTGAAATGAGATGTAAGCTTGAATGTCAGAGAAAATGTTGCAAGTAAAATTGCACtggctgaataatttttaaagtccatTGAACATAATTAGGCCTATTATCTTCCACCTGTAATTCTGTTCCTAGCCATCATATTATCAGGTCCCCAACCACATCCATATACAAGTATATAACTTACATCACTATGTATCTCTTGGAGTGTCACAATTTAAGGTCATTTCAAACATGTAAGTGGGTttcttaggtggctcagtggtaaagaacacacctgtcaatggaggagacccaagaGGCACACGTTCGAtccttggctcaggaagatcctctggaggaggaaagggcaaccaactccagtattattacctgggaaatgccatggacagagtagcctgggaggctacagtccatcgggttgcagagtcagacacaactgagcactcatgCAGACATACAAAGAAGATATAGTGGGCAACTGTTGTTCCTACGGGACAAACCCAGATGCGCAAAATGCagctctctttattttttcatacCTCGCTTATTTTTATCTTGCACCTCCATTTCTGCCAAATGGTTGGTAGGAAAAGTATCCTAATTACACTGAAGTCCATGAGATTCAAGTTACACTTATTATATTCAAGTTACAAAATTGTTACATTCAAGTTACAAACTTAGTCAATTTTGAACTTTCTACCCTCATCCTTCATTTCCCCAGGGTTGATTCTGAGCTCTGCAACTACAAGGTTACAGCATTGGTAAAGAGTGGTGTCCATTTTTCCACTTTGATACACCTTCCTGTGGCCTCCTTTGATATGTACTGTGACCTGTGATGGTGTTTGGTCAACTCTCTCTgccccaacatctgctggaagtAACTCATTCCTACCATGGTCACCCAACAACATTGTTATCTAACATTGACCTCCAACATCATCATCCGGGGGAGACTCCCCTCATCATAAACTGGAGACTCCTTTAGATTTCCCCTAAAATCTAATTGCTATAAtccctttaaaatttaattaattagctggtaaaaataatatattgataagttaaaagctcatttttaaaagaagtgagATTACAGCAAGGGTAAGAAGGATAATTCAAAGGATAATTGAATATACCTTGAATAGTTTAGGATGGAAAGGCACACACtgctaaatttaaaatgataactaATATAGACCTGccatatagcatggggaactctgctcaatgctatgcggcagcctggatggaagaggggcttgggagagaatggatacatgtatatgcatggctgagtcccttcgtaGTTCTCCTGAAAATAGCATAACATTGTTAACAGGCTATacagcaatataaaataaaaagttaagaaaaaatataaaaatgaaatcaagttGACAAATGAAGCATAAAActcacaaatataaatatatttctttgattAAATTCAGTATCAATTATTTGATTTTACATAAAACAACATAATCATTTAGATAAAATCAGTGCATTTAGGATTTTATTAggttttatagtatttttttgcatttattttgcttatttctatATAAAGATTGAAAGCAACCATTCACATCTAGTTTCAAATTAGAGATGACAATACTTAAGAAAATGTACAGTCaacaagaatatttttttctgtttgtatatAATTCAAGTTGAAGTACCAACAATCTAGATTCAGCATTTCACCTCTGGGCATATACACAAGAGATTTGGAAATATATAGTCAAACAGAAACATATATAAATTTTCATAAGAGCACTATTAACAATAATCTAAAGTAGgaataactcagttcagttcagtttcagttcagttgcttagtcgtgtccaactctttgcaaccacatggactggagcacgccaggcttccctgtccaccaccaactcccggagcttacacaaactcatgtccattgagtcagtgatgtcatccaaccatcttatcctctgttgttcccttctcccgccttcaatcttttccagggtcttttccaatgagtcagttctttgcatcaggtggccaaattattggagcttcagtttcaacatcagtctttccaatgaatattcaggattgattttctttaggattgacttgttggatctccttgcagtccaagggactctcaagaatcttcaacaccaagttcaaaagtatcaattcttcaccactcagctttcttgataatccaactctcacatccatacacaactactgggaaaaccatagctttgactagatggacttttgttggcaaagtaatgtctctgctttttaatatgctgtctaggttggtcatagctttccttccaatgagcaagtgctttttaatttcatgggtgcagtcaccatcagcagtgattttggagctccccaaaataaggtctctcactgtttccattgtttccccatctatttgcccggaccagatgccatgatcttagttttctgaaagttgagttttaagccaattttttcacttttctctttcactttcatcaacagcctctttagttcttgtttgctttctgccataaaggtgccataagggtggtgtcatttgcatatctgaggttatctgCATTCCTGAGGCAGTAACCTTAATAACCTCAGAAACAACCCATATACCCATAAAGTAATGAATGAGTAAAAAATGTACAATATCTACACTGTACACAATTATTTGGctataaaaggaatgaagtgctggTAGATGCTATGAagtagatgaaccttgaaaacattatgccaaaTGAAAGAAGGCAGATGCAAAAGGCTACATGGTGTATGATTGTATTTACATGAACTGTGCACAAAAGACAAGTCCATAACAACAGAAAAGCACATTATGGTGTCCTAGAGTGAGGGATGGGAAGAAGTAATGCCTGCAAGTAGGCACGAGGGATCTTTCTaaagtgatagaaatgttctaaaattggattgtggtggtggtggcaaaACTGTGAAATCActaaactgtatactttaaaatgatgGGTCTTATgatgtgtgaattatatctcaagaaaTTTGTTATTAAGAAGTCAATAGTCTAGGTTCTTTTAACACATTATTCCAGCCACTTTAAATCATACTAATTAAGTGAAAGTAATTAAAATAGTGCTACTTCTTAATATTTACAGAAAGATTTACAATTCAAAACCAAATTTGCACACACATTATCTCATGTGAAATTCATAAAACTATAATGTGAAAGGTATTATCATCTCAggtttacagataaaga
This window of the Capra hircus breed San Clemente chromosome 29, ASM170441v1, whole genome shotgun sequence genome carries:
- the LOC102168981 gene encoding olfactory receptor 149-like, translated to MRNASAVTEFILLGIPHTEDLETMLFVLFLSFYIFTLMGNLLILLAIVSSTRLHTPMYFFLCKLSVCDMFFPSVSSPKMLFYLAGNSRAISYAGCVSQLFFYHFLGCTECFLYTVMAYDRFVAICYPLRYTIIMSHRACAILAMGTSFFGCIQATFLTTLTFQLPYCGPNEVDYFFCDIPVMLKLACADTSALEMVGFISVGLMPLSCFLLILTSYSRIVCSILQIRSADGRKHAFSTCSAHLTAILLFYMPVVLIYLRPTPSPWMDATVQILNNLVTPMLNPLIYSLRNKEVKSSLRKVLYQLDFLPEQR